One Ricinus communis isolate WT05 ecotype wild-type chromosome 1, ASM1957865v1, whole genome shotgun sequence DNA window includes the following coding sequences:
- the LOC107261273 gene encoding uncharacterized protein LOC107261273: MDAQTIILHLKEMFDEQSMTERYEISKELFRCKMAEGASVNAHGLKLLGYIEYLGHLGFVMDHELRIDLLLQSLLDSYSQFVMNFHMNKYDTELINMLKTVEGTIKKQNGVVLMVEPSKAAKSKSKKKGKRRPRSPRKP, translated from the coding sequence ATGGATGCTCAGACTATCATCTTACATTTAAAGGAAATGTTTGATGAGCAATCAATGACTGAAAGGTATGAGATCTCAAAGGAATTATTCCGATGCAAGATGGCCGAAGGTGCATCTGTGAATGCACATGGACTAAAGTTGCTTGGATATATTGAATATCTAGGCCATCTTGGTTTTGTGATGGACCATGAATTAAGAATAGACTTACTTTTGCAATCTCTACTTGACAGTTATTCGCAGTTTGTTATGAACTTTCATATGAATAAGTACGATACTgaacttattaatatgttaaaaacTGTGGAAGGCACTATTAAGAAGCAAAATGGTGTTGTACTAATGGTAGAACCTTCTAAGGCTGCTAAGAGTAAGTCTAAgaagaaagggaaaagaagGCCTAGAAGCCCAAGAAAGCCTTAA
- the LOC8262249 gene encoding chloroplastic import inner membrane translocase subunit HP30-2: MEQQQQQGNQGVVMGKENPIQQLQAKMKELENGFKSWLSKQSLAVEAAVVTATSATQGAAIGAIMGTLAPDISSSLPTPPPDAALNPQAMASIKQAQALSGGPLVQARNFAVMTGVNAGISSVMKRLRGKEDVQSSMVAAFGSGAMFSLVSGVGGPNPAANAITSGLFFALVQGGLFQLGQKFSQPPAEDTFYARTRTMLHSLGLQNYEKNFKKGLLTDSTLPLLTDSALRDVRIPPGPRLLILDHIQRDPELKERRGIHG, from the exons atggaacagcagcagcagcagggGAACCAAGGAGTTGTAATGGGGAAAGAGAACCCGATACAACAATTGCAGGCTAAGATGAAGGAGTTGGAGAATGGTTTCAAGTCCTGGTTATCCAAACAGTCCTTAGCTGTCGAGGCCGCCGTTGTTACTGCCACCTCTGCTACTCAGGGCGCCGCAATTGGTGCCATCATGGGAACCCTCGCACCTGACATCTCCTCTTCTCTACCTACACCTCCTCCTGATGCCGCCTTAAACCCTCAGGCCATGGCCTCTATCAAGCAAGCccag GCTCTATCTGGGGGTCCCCTGGTACAAGCTCGCAACTTTGCTGTCATGACAGGTGTTAATGCTGGCATATCCTCTGTTATGAAAAGATTGAGAGGCAAGGAAGATGTTCAATCCAG CATGGTAGCAGCTTTCGGTTCTGGGGCTATGTTTTCGTTAGTGAGTGGTGTGGGTGGACCGAATCCGGCTGCAAATGCAATTACTTCAGGACTTTTTTTTGCACTTGTTCAAGGTGGACTTTTCCAG TTAGGGCAAAAGTTCTCTCAGCCACCAGCTGAAGATACATTTTATGCCAGAACAAGAACCATGCTACATAGTCTTGGTCTACAGAATTATGAGAAGAATTTCAAGAAAGGATTGTTAACTGATAGCACTTTGCCATTGCTGACTGATAG TGCTTTAAGAGATGTCAGGATCCCGCCGGGACCAAGACTCCTTATTCTTGACCATATTCAGAG GGACCCCGAGCTGAAAGAAAGGCGAGGAATCCATGGTTGA